The following are from one region of the Syngnathus acus chromosome 19, fSynAcu1.2, whole genome shotgun sequence genome:
- the twnk gene encoding twinkle protein, mitochondrial, with protein sequence MWMRLLLRGLSQGGTPKLISPRHFSSPCLLTHSRATWTLWAYTLRDTGSFLSRAYKKDAKSTVDFPASPVTVADIKQYLRSKDVPFHDGFSCLHAPSIFVDVASRAERFSLFVDKTTGQFLCMDTQVDGSWEDLQDCLEVMQAEERDFLSPQVLLSYRESAEEQEQSERDAREVRSIWSASVPFSDLTEDDATLIKTMFQITKISNATLKKFGVRLFKPTKSLVFPWLGGSDSSLKGLKLLSAQTTEDGAVCYNEAMVPKCSSYNNLFGLPLLSRMDANVVLTGRELDTLAVSQATGLASVALPRGVGSLPPALLPYLEQFKRVTLWLGGDMRSWEASKMFSRKLGLRRCWLVRPGEFQPCPVEALAQGKNLNRVVATAIPAAHKSIVSFKQLREDVYGELMNTEQVAGVKWARFPELNRILKGHRKGELTVFTGPTGSGKTTFISELALDLCMQGVNTLWGSFEINNVRLAKIMLTQFAMQRLEDNLEQYDFWADKFEELPLYFMTFHGQQNIKSVLDTMQHAVYLYDINHVVIDNLQFMMGQENLSVDKFAVQDHIIGAFRKFATNSSCHITLIIHPRKEEDDRELQTASIFGSAKASQEADNVLILQEKKLVTCPGRRSLQVTKNRFDGDVGVFPLDFIKASLTFATPLKGKHKLRKVATKPEENEGDEAPPKKDSVKREKADKQQSKTPKSTRAAKQPPT encoded by the exons ATGTGGATGAGATTGCTACTGAGGGGTCTCTCTCAGGGAGGGACCCCAAAGTTGATCTCTCCAAGACATTTTTCATCCCCCTGTCTCCTCACTCATAGCAGAGCTACTTGGACTTTGTGGGCTTACACGCTGCGGGACACGGGCTCCTTCTTGTCCAGGGCTTACAAAAAAGATGCTAAATCCACAGTGGACTTCCCGGCCAGTCCTGTCACCGTCGCAGATATCAAACAGTACCTACGTTCCAAGGACGTCCCCTTCCACGACGGCTTCAGCTGCCTGCACGCTCCCAGTATTTTTGTTGACGTCGCTTCCAGGGCCGAGCGCTTCTCCCTGTTTGTGGACAAGACTACCGGGCAGTTCTTGTGCATGGACACGCAGGTGGATGGGAGCTGGGAGGACCTCCAGGACTGCCTGGAGGTGATGCAGGCGGAGGAGCGAGATTTCCTCAGTCCGCAGGTGCTGCTTAGCTACCGAGAGAGCGCCGAGGAGCAGGAACAGAGCGAGAGGGACGCCAGGGAGGTGAGAAGCATCTGGTCCGCTTCTGTGCCCTTCTCGGATCTGACAGAGGATGACGCGACGCTCATCAAGACTATGTTCCAG atcACAAAGATCTCTAATGCAACACTGAAGAAGTTTGGCGTGAGGCTGTTCAAGCCCACTAAAAGTCTGGTTTTCCCCTGGCTGGGAGGTTCCGATTCCTCCTTGAAGGGGCTGAAGCTCCTCTCGGCGCAAACGACGGAAGATGGCGCCGTCTGCTACAATGAGGCCATGGTCCCCAAGTGCAGCTCCTACAACAACCTGTTTGGCCTCCCTCTGCTGAGCCGCATGGACGCCAACGTGGTCCTGACGGGCCGCGAGCTGGACACGCTGGCCGTGAGCCAGGCTACGGGTTTAGCCAGTGTGGCCCTCCCGCGAGGCGTGGGCAGCCTGCCGCCCGCCTTGTTGCCCTACCTGGAGCAGTTCAAGCGCGTCACGCTGTGGCTGGGCGGCGACATGCGCTCCTGGGAGGCGTCCAAGATGTTCTCACGCAAGCTTGGCTTGCGCCGCTGCTGGCTGGTGCGGCCCGGGGAGTTCCAGCCCTGTCCTGTGGAGGCTTTAGCACAGGGAAAGAACTTGAACCGTGTTGTGGCGACCGCCATCCCCGCCGCGCACAAGTCTATTGTGTCCTTCAAACAGCTCCGCGAGGATGTGTACGGGGAGCTGATGAACACCGAGCAAGTGGCCGGCGTCAAGTGGGCCCGCTTTCCTGAGCTCAACCGGATCTTGAAGGGACACCGCAAGGGAGAGCTCACGGTTTTTACCG GTCCCACGGGAAGCGGGAAGACCACCTTCATCAGCGAGCTGGCCCTGGACCTGTGCATGCAGGGTGTCAACACCTTGTGGGGCAGCTTTGAGATCAACAATGTGCGTCTGGCCAAGATCATGCTGACACAGTTTGCCATGCAGCGGCTAGAGGACAACCTGGAGCAGTACGACTTCTGGGCGGACAAGTTCGAGGAGCTGCCACTTTACTTTATGACCTTCCACGGCCAGCAGAACATCAAGTCGGTGCTGGACACCATGCAGCACGCCGTCTACCTCTACGACATCAATCACGTGGTCATCGACAACCTGCAGTTCATGATGGGGCAGGAGAACCTCTCGGTCGACAA GTTTGCCGTCCAGGACCACATCATCGGTGCATTCAGGAAATTTGCCACCAATTCCAGCTGCCACATCACACTCATCATTCATCccaggaaggaggaggacgacCGGGAATTGCAGACGGCCTCCATATTTGGCTCGGCAAAG GCCAGCCAAGAGGCGGACAACGTGTTGATCCTGCAGGAAAAGAAGCTGGTAACGTGCCCGGGGCGCCGCTCACTGCAGGTGACCAAGAACCGCTTTGACGGTGACGTGGGCGTCTTCCCGCTGGACTTCATCAAGGCCTCGCTCACTTTCGCCACGCCCCTCAAGGGCAAACACAAGCTGAGGAAGGTTGCCACCAAGCCCGAGGAGAACGAGGGCGACGAGGCACCCCCAAAGAAGGACTCCGTCAAACGAGAGAAGGCGGATAAACAGCAAAGCAAAACGCCAAAGTCAACACGGGCTGCTAAGCAACCACCGACGTGA